The sequence below is a genomic window from Oreochromis niloticus isolate F11D_XX linkage group LG3, O_niloticus_UMD_NMBU, whole genome shotgun sequence.
ttgtgtttgtttgtttctgacGTACCTTTTGTGTGATGGCGAGAGAAATAAGCAGCAAATGCAGTGACTACAAGTAAAGAAACGATGATGATGGAGATTAGCACAGCAACCCTGGACCGACCTGCTGAGGTGAAAAAAGGTCACCACAAATGGACCAAAAAACTCACCAAAACAGAAATGATGCAGAGAtaaatctggattttttttctcaccgtTTCTCTGAGTCGTGTCCTGAGGATCTGGAGTTTGGAAGTTTCTGGGATGCAGTGGGGTCTCTGTCAATGAGATTTTCCCATAGTttgggtctaaaagacacaaaaaaacataagGGTCATAAATTGTTAATAAAAATTTTAGTTTGGAACCACAAACATCGCCAAAACAAATCTTCTCACCGACTACAAGTTCAACAACAGCAGCTTTCACTCGGCTCCTCAGCTTGGGGATGAAGCATCTGTATCTGCCGTTGTCTTCCTCCGACACGTTCAGGATCTTCAGTGAAATGTTCCCGTGTTTCATGGCGTCCATGAACAGCTCCGTCCTCCTGAAGTACGAGGCCATCTTCATGTCGGGGACCTCCTTCCTGTCCCTGTACAGGTGAACGTACTCCACTC
It includes:
- the LOC109198910 gene encoding myelin-oligodendrocyte glycoprotein isoform X1; its protein translation is MFHNEIEAEAQPTSDLMNYSTDSVFCAPCLCTAHFATLWTFILWSAFSVWTLVGGEVLVIGSSLPVIAVPGDDVILPCHLEPMFDVQGLTVEWSKPDLKPDPSDRLSRVEYVHLYRDRKEVPDMKMASYFRRTELFMDAMKHGNISLKILNVSEEDNGRYRCFIPKLRSRVKAAVVELVVDPNYGKISLTETPLHPRNFQTPDPQDTTQRNAGRSRVAVLISIIIVSLLVVTAFAAYFSRHHTKEAFRGPGDPKS
- the LOC109198910 gene encoding myelin-oligodendrocyte glycoprotein isoform X2, whose translation is MFHNEIEAEAQPTSDLMNYSTDSVFCAPCLCTAHFATLWTFILWSAFSVWTLVGGEVLVIGSSLPVIAVPGDDVILPCHLEPMFDVQGLTVEWSKPDLKPDPSDRLSRVEYVHLYRDRKEVPDMKMASYFRRTELFMDAMKHGNISLKILNVSEEDNGRYRCFIPKLRSRVKAAVVELVVDPNYGKISLTETPLHPRNFQTPDPQDTTQRNGRSRVAVLISIIIVSLLVVTAFAAYFSRHHTKEAFRGPGDPKS